One genomic region from bacterium encodes:
- a CDS encoding stage 0 sporulation family protein: MMVEIVFKGERKDIYANPQEFPFRPGDYAIVEAEKGEDLGVVNQLGSVLERKKGDAVLRNILRKPTPRDLDIYHQNRSREFEAYQICRKRIAETGLEMKLVDVEYQFDGNKVTFYFTAEKRVDFRELVKYLANVFKVRIELRQIGVRDEAKRVGGYGTCGRKLCCTTFLKEFEPITTQCAKEQNLPLNPQKLSGLCGRLLCCLMYERDFYRRQMSKLPRIDSRFQTPLGEGRVVHVDVFNERITLSFSPEKQETFELAEMEQFTLISAPEAE; encoded by the coding sequence ATGATGGTTGAAATTGTTTTCAAGGGGGAGCGCAAGGATATCTACGCCAATCCCCAGGAATTCCCCTTCCGACCGGGTGATTATGCGATTGTCGAAGCGGAGAAGGGTGAGGATCTGGGCGTGGTGAACCAGCTCGGTTCGGTGCTCGAGCGTAAAAAAGGGGATGCTGTGCTGCGCAATATCCTGCGCAAGCCCACCCCGCGCGATCTCGATATTTACCACCAGAACCGCAGCCGGGAGTTTGAAGCCTATCAGATCTGCCGCAAGCGGATCGCCGAGACCGGCCTCGAAATGAAGCTGGTGGACGTCGAATACCAGTTTGACGGCAATAAGGTGACCTTTTATTTTACGGCAGAAAAACGGGTCGATTTTCGCGAACTGGTGAAGTATCTCGCCAATGTCTTCAAGGTGCGTATCGAGCTGCGCCAGATCGGAGTACGCGACGAGGCCAAGCGAGTCGGAGGGTATGGCACCTGCGGCCGCAAGTTGTGCTGCACGACTTTCCTCAAGGAGTTCGAACCGATCACCACCCAGTGCGCCAAGGAGCAGAACCTGCCCCTGAATCCGCAAAAGCTTTCCGGACTTTGCGGCCGGCTGCTCTGCTGCCTGATGTACGAACGCGATTTTTACCGCCGCCAGATGTCGAAACTACCACGGATCGATTCCCGGTTCCAGACCCCTCTCGGAGAGGGGCGCGTCGTTCACGTCGATGTTTTTAATGAGCGCATCACCCTATCCTTTTCGCCGGAAAAACAAGAGACCTTCGAGCTGGCGGAGATGGAACAGTTCACCCTGATCTCCGCCCCGGAGGCGGAATAG
- the holB gene encoding DNA polymerase III subunit delta' — protein MSFAQIIGQNRPKEILARALQTGRIPHAYLFAGPAGVGKEALAIEMAKALLCSGGGEKPCDLCSACRRASRFGHPDFLYLFPMPKTASVEEERRVLDSLIRDPYQRELPWAAPTIGIERIRELRRVTSLKPLEGRRVVIIAEADRMTPEASNALLKLLEEPPAEMQMILTTSRDAGLLPTILSRCQRIDFTLLTNAEVAAALVARKGTTEQQAQLAARIAQGNFRYAQELLEENLQERRNLVIEALRICLKDDGTRMEWAEEVLDELDKREQREFYSLMLVWFRDALVLSANPEAAAQDQLVNIDQLEVMANFVKAFSEIRFDIIFAELEKSIEMVDRNVHPTLILMVLLTRLNQNLILKGRTV, from the coding sequence TCTTTTTGCCGGTCCCGCCGGCGTAGGCAAGGAGGCCCTGGCCATCGAGATGGCCAAAGCGCTGCTATGCAGCGGCGGTGGCGAGAAGCCCTGTGATCTCTGCAGTGCCTGCCGGCGCGCCAGCCGTTTCGGGCACCCCGATTTTCTCTACCTCTTTCCCATGCCCAAGACGGCGAGCGTCGAGGAGGAGCGCCGGGTGCTCGACAGCCTCATCCGCGATCCCTACCAGCGCGAGCTGCCCTGGGCGGCTCCGACCATCGGCATCGAGCGCATCCGCGAGCTGCGGCGCGTCACCAGTCTCAAGCCCCTCGAGGGGCGCCGCGTCGTGATCATCGCCGAGGCCGATCGGATGACGCCGGAGGCCAGCAACGCCCTCCTCAAGCTCCTCGAGGAGCCCCCGGCCGAGATGCAAATGATCCTGACCACCTCACGCGATGCCGGGCTGCTGCCGACTATCCTGTCGCGCTGTCAGCGGATCGACTTTACCCTGCTGACCAATGCCGAGGTCGCTGCTGCCCTGGTGGCGCGCAAGGGGACGACGGAGCAGCAGGCGCAGTTGGCGGCGCGCATCGCCCAGGGCAACTTCCGCTATGCCCAGGAGCTCCTCGAGGAGAATCTCCAGGAGCGCCGCAATCTGGTCATCGAAGCCCTGCGCATTTGCCTCAAGGACGACGGGACCCGCATGGAATGGGCCGAGGAGGTGCTCGACGAACTCGACAAGCGCGAACAGCGTGAGTTTTACAGTCTGATGCTGGTCTGGTTCCGCGACGCCCTGGTGCTTTCCGCCAATCCCGAGGCGGCGGCGCAGGACCAACTGGTCAATATCGACCAGCTGGAGGTGATGGCCAATTTTGTCAAGGCTTTCAGCGAGATCCGGTTCGACATAATCTTTGCGGAGCTGGAAAAGTCCATTGAAATGGTCGACCGCAATGTGCATCCCACCCTTATCCTGATGGTGCTGCTGACGCGGCTGAATCAAAATTTAATTCTCAAAGGCCGAACAGTATGA